Proteins encoded in a region of the Thermocaproicibacter melissae genome:
- a CDS encoding diacylglycerol/lipid kinase family protein, translating to MKKLLLIVNPAAGMSGKKPRVFRIADWFRSKNFDITVMTTTKKGDAEEFVERYAGQNDIVACCGGDGTLNEVISGLVRSGIRRPIGYLPAGTTNDMARTLNLPSNIKKAARIIATEKPVPQDIGAFNGSQHFSYIASFGAFTQVSYDTPQRLKNIFGHFAYVLGSIRYVGEIRPHHVKITWDGGELEGDFIFGSVSNSSSIGGVLKLAGSQVSLNDGAFEVLLVRNPPNILEFQKILHDLRHRNFRNSYLAFFHTSNIRFEFDAETDWTVDGEYAGKPRVVEIKNLHSAVSIIRKEKRPSASGESK from the coding sequence ATGAAGAAACTCCTGCTGATTGTGAATCCTGCGGCGGGGATGTCCGGGAAAAAACCGCGCGTGTTCCGCATTGCAGACTGGTTTCGCAGTAAGAATTTTGACATTACGGTCATGACTACGACAAAAAAAGGCGATGCCGAAGAATTTGTGGAGCGTTACGCAGGGCAGAACGATATTGTTGCCTGCTGCGGCGGAGACGGAACCTTAAACGAAGTCATTTCCGGACTGGTTCGTTCCGGAATCAGGCGACCGATTGGCTATCTCCCTGCGGGGACAACCAATGATATGGCGCGCACGCTGAATCTCCCGTCGAACATTAAAAAGGCGGCGAGGATTATTGCTACGGAAAAACCGGTTCCGCAGGACATAGGTGCCTTCAACGGTAGCCAGCATTTTTCGTACATCGCTTCCTTCGGCGCGTTTACGCAGGTGTCTTACGACACACCGCAGCGTCTGAAAAACATCTTCGGCCATTTTGCCTACGTGCTCGGCAGCATCCGGTATGTGGGCGAGATCAGGCCGCACCACGTAAAAATTACATGGGACGGCGGTGAGCTTGAAGGTGACTTCATTTTCGGCAGCGTGTCCAATTCCTCCTCCATCGGCGGCGTGCTGAAACTGGCAGGCTCACAGGTTTCGCTGAACGACGGCGCTTTTGAAGTCCTGTTAGTCCGCAACCCTCCGAACATCCTTGAGTTTCAGAAGATTCTGCACGACCTTCGCCACCGGAATTTCCGCAACAGCTATTTGGCCTTTTTCCATACCAGCAACATCCGCTTTGAGTTTGATGCCGAAACGGACTGGACGGTTGATGGGGAATATGCCGGAAAACCGCGAGTGGTCGAAATAAAAAACCTTCACAGCGCCGTTTCCATCATCCGAAAAGAAAAACGTCCTTCTGCAAGCGGGGAATCGAAATGA
- the cdd gene encoding cytidine deaminase yields MNWDRAKEKMLADAAAEARKRAYAPYSGFSVGAALLTEQGKIYTGCNVENAAFTPGCCAERTAFFKAVSEGEHDFAGIAIVGGKTGEEPSAICPPCGVCRQVMQEFCDPQTFRIILPSGSEKWEVYTLAELLPLGFGGQGKI; encoded by the coding sequence ATGAACTGGGACAGAGCTAAAGAGAAGATGCTTGCCGACGCCGCGGCTGAGGCCAGAAAACGTGCCTATGCGCCGTATTCCGGTTTCAGCGTGGGCGCGGCGCTGCTGACCGAGCAGGGGAAAATCTACACGGGCTGCAATGTGGAAAACGCCGCGTTCACACCCGGATGCTGCGCCGAGCGCACGGCGTTTTTCAAAGCTGTGAGCGAGGGTGAACACGATTTTGCCGGCATCGCCATTGTCGGGGGAAAAACAGGAGAGGAGCCGTCGGCTATCTGCCCGCCCTGTGGAGTCTGCCGCCAGGTGATGCAGGAGTTTTGCGACCCGCAGACCTTCCGAATCATTCTGCCGAGTGGCTCGGAGAAATGGGAGGTTTATACACTGGCGGAACTGCTACCGCTCGGATTCGGCGGGCAAGGCAAAATTTGA
- a CDS encoding DUF5640 domain-containing protein — protein MKKKWAVLPLAAALLLALSGCGSKAVSSDGLVGIWKDQSGLTEYQFEPDGEMRLKALTLGSFKGTYHVEGNKITLRYHILTQEVKDTYTIKVDGDSLFLNQSKYIRRG, from the coding sequence ATGAAAAAGAAGTGGGCAGTTCTTCCGCTTGCCGCAGCGCTCCTTTTGGCGCTATCAGGCTGCGGAAGTAAAGCGGTGTCATCCGATGGTCTCGTCGGCATCTGGAAAGACCAGAGCGGCCTGACGGAATATCAGTTTGAACCCGACGGTGAAATGAGGCTGAAAGCCCTCACTCTCGGTTCGTTCAAAGGTACTTACCATGTAGAAGGAAACAAAATCACCCTGCGCTACCACATACTCACACAGGAGGTTAAGGATACTTACACCATAAAGGTTGACGGAGACAGTCTTTTCCTAAACCAAAGCAAATACATAAGGCGCGGATAA
- a CDS encoding RNA polymerase sigma factor: MKNGRILSLDLLENYIAANEREEEDVRRKLLLRALKGAVNKELTPRQRECVELLYGKGMSQRQIAAQLGLSPATVSRHLAKARRRLLRVLQYYV, from the coding sequence ATGAAAAACGGCAGAATTCTAAGTCTGGATCTGTTGGAGAACTATATAGCCGCGAACGAGCGGGAAGAGGAGGATGTGAGACGAAAGCTGTTGCTTCGCGCGTTGAAAGGGGCGGTGAACAAGGAACTTACACCCCGGCAGCGGGAATGTGTGGAGCTGCTTTACGGTAAGGGAATGAGCCAGCGGCAGATTGCCGCCCAGCTTGGCCTTAGCCCCGCCACGGTGAGCAGGCATCTTGCAAAAGCGCGCCGCCGGCTGCTGCGTGTTCTGCAGTATTATGTATGA
- a CDS encoding CPBP family intramembrane glutamic endopeptidase has translation MYQSPGAPYQNDYYRRLLAQRQERTEIRKATNRTAWTVFIGILLMVRILPAIGLNYLQVSGVTITGQGDFKGIPPVLYYLLICVDYVLGLAIPALLYFLIQGIPLTQGLPFPKLSVSDTAIYVAFGCMVCLLANYPADFVAVQLEKHGFNGDVPDMPLNNDPRVLVLYGLAVIVIPPIVEEMLFRGVVLQSLKRFGDGFAIVVSALFFGLYHGNLIQIVFAFLSGLALGFVVVRTGSLLPSILIHCINNGVSFAVEMVERFYGTATANGVYLILIVTVIALGLISLYILGQRRLLFTGKKSGTLLSPSGRIGAAVTNPGFWLLTAYAAYASVQVMLNG, from the coding sequence ATGTATCAATCACCCGGAGCACCGTATCAGAACGACTATTATCGCCGGCTGTTGGCACAAAGACAGGAACGCACGGAAATTCGGAAAGCTACGAACCGAACAGCTTGGACCGTGTTCATTGGAATTTTGTTGATGGTAAGAATACTGCCCGCAATCGGTTTGAATTATTTGCAGGTCTCGGGCGTTACGATAACGGGGCAGGGGGATTTCAAAGGAATCCCGCCGGTGCTGTATTATTTGCTCATCTGCGTTGATTACGTTCTCGGCCTCGCGATTCCGGCTTTGCTGTATTTTTTGATTCAGGGCATTCCGCTTACGCAGGGCCTTCCGTTCCCGAAACTATCGGTTTCCGACACCGCAATCTATGTTGCATTCGGCTGTATGGTTTGCCTGTTGGCAAACTATCCGGCAGACTTCGTTGCCGTACAGCTGGAAAAGCATGGGTTCAACGGCGATGTGCCAGATATGCCGCTGAACAATGATCCGCGTGTTTTGGTTCTTTACGGGTTAGCCGTTATTGTGATTCCACCCATTGTAGAAGAAATGCTGTTTCGCGGCGTTGTGCTGCAAAGCTTGAAACGCTTCGGAGACGGCTTTGCCATTGTTGTTTCGGCGCTTTTTTTCGGCCTTTACCACGGAAATCTCATTCAAATTGTCTTTGCGTTCCTCAGCGGCCTTGCCCTCGGCTTCGTGGTTGTACGCACCGGCTCGCTGCTCCCTTCGATTTTGATTCACTGCATCAACAACGGGGTTTCCTTTGCGGTGGAAATGGTAGAACGTTTTTACGGAACTGCCACCGCAAACGGCGTTTACCTGATTCTGATTGTTACTGTTATTGCATTGGGACTTATTTCCCTCTACATCCTCGGGCAGCGGCGTCTGCTGTTCACGGGGAAAAAGAGCGGTACGCTTCTTTCGCCGTCGGGCAGAATCGGTGCAGCGGTTACCAATCCGGGTTTTTGGCTTCTGACTGCTTACGCCGCGTATGCGTCTGTACAGGTGATGCTGAATGGCTGA
- a CDS encoding pyrimidine-nucleoside phosphorylase gives MRMYDIIAKKRDGGELTPEEISFFVRGCTSGDIPDYQTSALLMAIVLKGMTNAETAALTENMAASGEMADLSSIPGVKADKHSTGGVGDKTTLVVAPIVASLGVKVAKMSGRGLGYTGGTADKLESIPGMRLTIGRDEFFDIVRRVGVSLITQSGNLVPADKKLYALRDVTATVESIPLIASSVMSKKIAAGADCILLDVKAGSGAFMKTTDDAVRLAETMVAIGEHAGRRTAALITDMSCPLGNAVGNSLEVREACDTLRGRGPADLTELCVELSAGMLHLAGKGDLQTCRDMAAAQIKNGAGFAKLKEMVSAQGGDTSVLEDGEKFPKAKICREITADADGYLYSMNTEKIGISSMLLGAGRRTKDDPIDYSAGILLRKKTGDRVHKGEPLAVFHTSSEEKFAEAEQVFRQALEIRPEAPQKTRLIQARVTKDGVERF, from the coding sequence ATGAGAATGTACGATATCATTGCAAAAAAGCGCGACGGCGGAGAACTCACGCCGGAGGAGATTTCCTTTTTTGTCCGTGGCTGCACGTCCGGTGACATTCCGGATTACCAGACGTCCGCGCTCTTGATGGCAATTGTGCTGAAAGGCATGACAAACGCCGAGACCGCGGCGCTCACGGAAAATATGGCGGCGTCGGGGGAAATGGCTGACCTTTCGTCCATTCCCGGCGTAAAGGCCGACAAGCACAGCACCGGCGGTGTCGGCGACAAAACAACGCTTGTTGTCGCGCCGATTGTCGCTTCCCTCGGCGTGAAAGTGGCCAAAATGAGCGGACGTGGGCTTGGCTATACGGGAGGTACGGCCGATAAGCTGGAGTCCATTCCCGGAATGAGGCTAACCATCGGCCGAGACGAATTTTTTGATATTGTCCGCCGTGTGGGGGTCAGCCTCATCACCCAGTCGGGCAATCTGGTGCCGGCGGACAAAAAGCTGTATGCTCTGCGCGACGTCACCGCTACGGTGGAAAGCATCCCGCTGATTGCCTCCAGCGTGATGAGCAAAAAAATTGCAGCCGGTGCAGACTGCATTTTGCTGGACGTAAAGGCCGGCAGCGGGGCGTTTATGAAAACAACGGACGATGCCGTGCGCCTTGCGGAGACCATGGTGGCAATCGGCGAACACGCGGGCCGCCGCACGGCAGCCCTGATTACCGATATGAGCTGCCCGCTCGGCAACGCCGTCGGAAACTCCCTCGAGGTTCGCGAAGCGTGCGATACGCTGCGTGGACGCGGCCCGGCAGACTTGACCGAGCTTTGTGTGGAGCTGTCAGCCGGTATGCTGCACCTTGCCGGCAAAGGAGATTTGCAGACCTGCCGTGATATGGCGGCGGCGCAAATCAAGAACGGGGCGGGCTTTGCCAAGCTGAAAGAAATGGTCTCTGCGCAGGGAGGTGATACTTCCGTCTTGGAAGACGGAGAGAAATTCCCGAAGGCAAAGATCTGCCGCGAAATCACGGCCGATGCGGACGGGTACCTTTACTCGATGAATACCGAGAAAATCGGAATTTCTTCCATGCTGCTCGGCGCGGGCCGCAGAACAAAGGACGACCCCATTGATTACAGTGCTGGAATCCTCCTGCGCAAAAAGACGGGAGATCGAGTGCACAAAGGGGAACCGCTCGCGGTATTTCATACCTCCAGCGAGGAGAAATTTGCCGAGGCGGAACAGGTCTTTCGGCAAGCGCTGGAAATCCGGCCGGAGGCACCCCAAAAAACTCGCTTGATTCAGGCTCGTGTTACAAAAGACGGTGTGGAGCGCTTTTGA
- a CDS encoding helix-turn-helix domain-containing protein yields MRTDKLKQYRIERGLTQAQFARLLGVSASAVGMYEQGRREPDGDLLARMASILHCTTDELLGVEPPHEVNEVIDNFTRTLEKQPGLMFHGTPMSDADREKLVNAIRVAAAIAAGKK; encoded by the coding sequence ATGAGAACAGATAAGCTAAAACAATACCGAATCGAACGCGGGCTGACACAGGCGCAGTTTGCCAGGCTTCTTGGGGTTTCAGCCTCTGCAGTTGGAATGTATGAACAGGGACGGCGCGAACCGGACGGCGATCTTCTGGCTCGCATGGCTTCTATTCTGCATTGCACCACAGATGAATTGCTCGGCGTGGAACCTCCTCATGAAGTGAATGAAGTGATTGACAATTTCACTCGCACGCTTGAAAAGCAGCCGGGGCTGATGTTCCATGGCACACCGATGAGCGACGCCGACCGGGAAAAGCTTGTGAATGCCATCCGTGTGGCGGCTGCAATTGCGGCTGGCAAGAAATAG
- a CDS encoding ImmA/IrrE family metallo-endopeptidase, whose amino-acid sequence MKEIRELACRLVQQYAATSPFELCDLLAVNVFQCELPAQMGGVSFQTEENNSVILLNRNLGKMERCYCCAHELGHVMLHPNLNALSIAEHTFLCVPRFEKEADYFAACLLIEPHLAEWNECYETLTVNQIACLSGLPLKVAQLWVANR is encoded by the coding sequence GTGAAAGAAATACGGGAGCTTGCCTGTCGCTTGGTTCAGCAGTATGCAGCAACTTCACCTTTTGAGCTGTGCGACTTGCTTGCAGTCAATGTCTTTCAATGTGAGCTCCCGGCTCAAATGGGCGGTGTTTCCTTCCAGACAGAGGAAAACAACTCTGTCATTTTGCTGAACCGGAATCTCGGCAAAATGGAAAGGTGCTACTGCTGTGCGCATGAACTGGGCCATGTTATGCTGCACCCGAATCTGAACGCACTGAGCATTGCCGAGCACACATTTTTGTGCGTTCCGCGGTTTGAAAAAGAGGCTGACTATTTTGCTGCCTGTCTGCTGATTGAGCCGCACCTTGCCGAATGGAACGAATGCTACGAAACACTAACCGTAAATCAGATTGCCTGTCTTTCCGGCCTTCCGCTGAAAGTGGCGCAGCTTTGGGTTGCGAACCGCTGA
- a CDS encoding ABC transporter ATP-binding protein, with protein MFELKWLWKYMGKKRHLFIIGLILSALTSAMQVINPMLSQKLIDEVITPRKTDLLLPILGAMLVVQVVRLGLRYVMIICLEHNSQQMLDDVRKRMYRVIEEQDYRFYGRIRTGDLMTRITSDLDLVRHFCAWISYNIVDSVVLFSVTIAYLCTVNVPLTLCMAAITPFIAVITYFFSKKIRPMFVELRAKLSNLNTVAQENIAGNRVVKAFAREPEEEEKFRRCNEEFRKKNLEATYVGVKFTPLIELLSQSLTVTSLLVGGIFMMNGSLTAGGLMAFSSLTWALANPLRNLGMLINDVERFFASCRMVIEIFYAQPSIVDHKLATEPKERVKGDVEFKNVSCRIGGTTLLDHVSFHIPAGSTLGIMGTTGSGKTTLVNLIDRIYDVSEGEVLLDGKNVQDYTLHSLRSAVGMATQEVFLFSETVLKNVCYGNPNLSQEEAVKYMKMAAADEFSAKLPDGYETLIGERGVGLSGGQRQRLALARAIAMRPSVLILDDTTSALDTETEKYIQEQLRHLDFPCTKIIVAQKISSVMNADCILVLDRGRIIEKGTHEQLLKHRGYYSSIWALQNGMEQEAVHLGA; from the coding sequence ATGTTTGAACTGAAGTGGCTTTGGAAGTACATGGGCAAGAAACGGCATCTTTTCATCATCGGCCTGATTCTTTCGGCCTTGACGTCTGCCATGCAGGTAATTAACCCCATGTTGTCCCAAAAATTAATTGACGAAGTCATTACACCCCGCAAAACAGATTTGCTGCTGCCGATTCTTGGAGCTATGTTAGTTGTTCAGGTGGTTCGCCTCGGTTTGCGCTATGTCATGATTATCTGCCTGGAGCACAACAGTCAGCAAATGCTCGACGATGTCCGCAAGCGGATGTACCGCGTCATTGAAGAACAGGACTACCGCTTTTACGGGAGAATCCGCACCGGCGACCTGATGACGCGAATCACCAGCGACCTTGACCTTGTGCGCCATTTCTGCGCATGGATTTCCTACAATATTGTCGACTCCGTCGTGCTGTTCAGTGTGACGATTGCTTACCTGTGCACGGTAAACGTTCCGCTGACTCTGTGCATGGCGGCCATCACGCCTTTTATTGCGGTTATCACCTATTTTTTCTCGAAAAAGATCAGGCCGATGTTCGTTGAGCTGCGTGCGAAACTTTCCAACCTCAACACCGTAGCGCAGGAGAATATCGCGGGCAACCGCGTGGTGAAGGCGTTCGCGCGCGAGCCGGAGGAAGAAGAAAAGTTCCGCCGTTGCAACGAGGAGTTCCGCAAGAAGAACCTGGAGGCTACCTACGTCGGCGTAAAATTCACGCCGCTGATTGAGCTGCTTTCCCAGTCCCTTACGGTTACTTCGCTGCTCGTGGGCGGCATCTTTATGATGAACGGCTCGCTGACGGCCGGCGGTTTGATGGCATTTTCTTCGCTCACTTGGGCACTTGCAAACCCGCTGAGAAACCTCGGCATGCTGATTAACGATGTGGAGCGTTTCTTCGCTTCCTGCAGAATGGTCATTGAGATTTTTTACGCGCAGCCCTCGATTGTTGACCACAAGCTTGCAACCGAACCGAAAGAGCGCGTTAAGGGCGACGTGGAATTCAAAAATGTTTCTTGCCGCATTGGCGGCACTACCTTGCTTGACCATGTGAGTTTCCATATTCCCGCCGGTTCTACGCTCGGAATTATGGGGACGACAGGCTCCGGAAAGACAACGCTCGTCAACCTGATTGACCGGATTTACGATGTTTCGGAGGGGGAGGTCCTGCTCGACGGAAAGAACGTGCAGGACTACACGCTTCACTCGCTGCGCTCCGCCGTAGGGATGGCAACGCAGGAGGTGTTCCTGTTCTCCGAGACGGTGCTTAAGAATGTCTGTTACGGAAACCCGAACTTGTCGCAGGAGGAAGCGGTCAAGTATATGAAGATGGCGGCGGCGGACGAGTTTTCCGCAAAGCTGCCGGACGGCTACGAGACGCTGATCGGCGAGCGCGGCGTCGGCCTTTCCGGCGGCCAGAGACAGCGCCTTGCCTTGGCGCGCGCCATCGCCATGCGCCCCTCAGTGCTGATTCTTGACGACACCACTTCGGCGCTGGACACGGAAACGGAGAAGTATATCCAGGAGCAGCTGCGCCATCTGGACTTCCCGTGCACCAAGATTATCGTGGCGCAGAAGATTTCATCCGTTATGAATGCGGACTGCATCCTTGTGCTTGACCGCGGCCGCATCATTGAAAAGGGAACCCATGAACAGCTGCTGAAGCACCGGGGCTATTACAGCAGCATTTGGGCACTGCAGAACGGCATGGAACAGGAGGCGGTGCACCTTGGCGCGTAA
- a CDS encoding D-alanyl-D-alanine carboxypeptidase family protein produces MNRVTMKITAGVVSAAMLTAILVFSNASAGGNRQNVVSSARVNTSSTISSTVRSSVHSVVSSSASSVASVQPVQAQPVSSAVVLTNGTDSAVKNPEALKKEICSPNAILIRADDGTILLDKNASQRIYPASMTKIMTALLAIEEAPDMEKKVTIKKSVIDELIRQDASMAGFQGGEQVSIHDLLYGVILPSGAECCISIAEQLEGTETNFVRSMNMRAEQLGLSGTHFMNTTGLHDPDHYSTVKDIAALLSFAVKNPTFREVFTTMKYRTSPTNMSSKGVFFSSTMWRSLNSLKAGKAEILGGKVGFTDQAGLCLASMASYNGKEYILVTAGARNVYRGHIKDAVTVYSSLGK; encoded by the coding sequence ATGAATCGCGTGACGATGAAAATAACAGCGGGCGTTGTAAGCGCCGCAATGTTGACTGCTATACTCGTGTTTTCCAATGCTTCCGCGGGTGGGAACAGGCAAAACGTAGTTTCATCTGCGAGAGTGAATACCTCGAGCACTATATCTTCCACCGTTCGTTCTTCGGTTCATTCGGTTGTCAGTTCTTCCGCTTCTTCTGTGGCTTCCGTACAACCCGTTCAGGCGCAACCCGTTTCTTCTGCGGTTGTTCTCACCAATGGTACCGACTCTGCTGTCAAGAATCCGGAGGCTTTGAAGAAGGAAATCTGCAGCCCCAATGCCATTTTGATTCGCGCAGATGACGGAACAATCCTGCTGGACAAAAATGCTTCTCAGAGAATCTACCCGGCTTCCATGACGAAAATCATGACGGCGCTTCTCGCCATCGAGGAAGCTCCCGATATGGAGAAAAAAGTTACCATCAAAAAATCGGTCATTGATGAATTAATAAGACAAGACGCATCTATGGCCGGATTCCAAGGCGGCGAGCAGGTGAGCATCCATGACTTGCTTTACGGCGTGATTCTTCCCAGCGGAGCGGAGTGCTGCATCAGCATCGCCGAACAGCTGGAGGGGACCGAGACCAACTTTGTGCGCTCGATGAATATGCGTGCAGAGCAGCTTGGCCTTTCGGGTACGCATTTTATGAACACCACCGGTCTGCATGATCCGGACCATTACTCAACGGTAAAGGATATTGCCGCTCTGTTGAGCTTTGCGGTAAAAAATCCAACATTCCGAGAAGTATTCACAACCATGAAATACAGAACGTCACCCACCAATATGAGTAGCAAAGGAGTTTTCTTCAGCAGCACCATGTGGCGCAGCCTGAACAGTCTAAAAGCGGGCAAAGCGGAAATCCTCGGCGGAAAAGTCGGCTTTACCGACCAGGCCGGTCTCTGCCTTGCCAGTATGGCTTCTTATAATGGGAAAGAATATATTTTAGTGACGGCGGGTGCCAGGAATGTTTACCGCGGGCATATCAAAGACGCGGTGACCGTTTATAGCAGCCTCGGAAAATAG
- a CDS encoding AraC family transcriptional regulator yields the protein MVPSMYELYRDSGRYPVYWEFDGPQCLPHFHNSLEFTLTLEGCTEAMFCGKSVLLQPGDLFLVSGLTAHGYKRGNRSHVIMLIVPMEFIPLYAPMFSRKVFASVKTSKKSVTDEVLHCLRRLLAIGQCDESSENLVRSYIYVILGLLIREVGLVDASDEKALSQSVLLYLQNNCLSKITLEDLSRRFGYSKYRFSRTFNQSVGCSLTQYVGALRARHAANLLRETDLPLIEICMNSGFDSLRTFYRSFKNTFGITPTQYRKRVEKAVSDSLNPPKSHT from the coding sequence ATGGTTCCAAGCATGTATGAACTGTACCGGGACAGCGGGCGCTACCCCGTTTACTGGGAATTTGACGGACCTCAGTGTCTGCCTCACTTTCACAACAGCCTTGAATTCACCCTCACGCTGGAAGGGTGCACAGAGGCCATGTTTTGCGGAAAATCTGTGCTGTTGCAGCCGGGGGACCTTTTTCTCGTTTCCGGTCTTACCGCTCACGGCTACAAGCGGGGCAACCGTTCGCATGTCATTATGCTCATTGTCCCGATGGAATTCATTCCGCTTTACGCGCCGATGTTTTCCCGCAAGGTTTTTGCCAGCGTAAAAACCTCTAAGAAATCCGTGACCGATGAGGTGCTACACTGTTTACGGCGTCTTCTCGCAATCGGACAATGCGACGAAAGCAGCGAAAACCTTGTACGCAGCTACATCTATGTCATTCTCGGCCTGCTCATCCGCGAGGTTGGGCTTGTTGACGCTTCCGACGAAAAAGCGCTTTCGCAAAGCGTGCTTCTTTACTTGCAGAACAACTGCCTCTCCAAAATTACACTCGAAGATCTTTCCCGACGCTTCGGTTACAGCAAATACCGTTTTTCGCGGACATTCAACCAAAGCGTCGGCTGTTCCTTAACACAATATGTGGGTGCGCTCCGTGCACGGCATGCCGCAAACCTACTGCGCGAAACCGACCTGCCGCTCATCGAAATTTGCATGAATTCCGGCTTTGACAGCCTGCGGACCTTTTACCGCAGTTTCAAAAACACATTCGGAATCACGCCCACACAATACCGCAAGCGCGTCGAAAAAGCTGTCTCCGATTCCCTCAATCCTCCGAAATCTCATACATAA
- a CDS encoding amidase domain-containing protein, with product MMLKEIAYNRAEAVRYAETWAMRRNPKFPNFDQMGGDCTNFASQCIYAGCGVMNPTPVTGWYCNSLEDRSPAWSGVEFLYKFLITNKSVGPYAAETGTDMLEPGDVIHLGDADGHFYHTPVVLSVENGNILVAAHSFDACFRPLYTYSFSALRCLHILGARIWA from the coding sequence ATGATGCTTAAGGAAATCGCTTATAACCGCGCAGAAGCAGTTCGATATGCGGAAACCTGGGCCATGCGCAGGAACCCGAAATTTCCGAATTTTGACCAGATGGGCGGCGACTGCACAAACTTTGCTTCCCAGTGTATTTACGCAGGCTGCGGTGTTATGAATCCAACACCCGTAACCGGATGGTACTGCAACAGTCTCGAGGACCGTTCTCCCGCTTGGAGCGGCGTGGAATTTCTTTATAAGTTTCTGATTACGAACAAGTCCGTGGGGCCTTATGCGGCAGAAACCGGAACCGATATGCTGGAGCCGGGCGACGTCATTCATCTTGGGGACGCCGACGGTCATTTTTACCACACGCCGGTCGTGCTTTCCGTCGAGAACGGAAACATTCTCGTAGCCGCTCATTCGTTCGACGCATGTTTTCGGCCTCTCTATACGTATTCCTTTTCCGCACTCCGCTGCCTACACATCCTAGGCGCCCGCATCTGGGCATAA
- the tadA gene encoding tRNA adenosine(34) deaminase TadA, which yields MAEPEQRDEKFMRRALELAREAAAEGEVPVGAVVVKGDEVIACGRNRREKGKNALCHAELEAIDAACRALGGWRLWECELYVTLEPCPMCAGAIINARIPRVVYGAKDPKAGSCESVVNLFELPYNHKPQVVSGVLEAECSALLTEFFRNLRKKRRPASESAGQENP from the coding sequence ATGGCTGAACCCGAGCAACGCGACGAAAAATTCATGCGCCGTGCGCTGGAGCTTGCCCGTGAAGCTGCGGCGGAAGGCGAGGTGCCCGTCGGCGCTGTCGTGGTAAAGGGCGATGAAGTGATTGCCTGCGGCCGCAACCGGCGTGAGAAAGGAAAAAACGCTTTGTGTCATGCGGAGCTGGAGGCAATTGACGCGGCATGTCGTGCGCTTGGAGGCTGGCGGCTTTGGGAGTGTGAGCTGTACGTCACTTTGGAGCCTTGCCCCATGTGTGCCGGCGCCATTATCAACGCCCGCATCCCACGCGTCGTTTACGGCGCGAAGGACCCGAAAGCGGGCTCGTGCGAATCGGTCGTCAATCTGTTTGAACTTCCGTATAATCACAAGCCGCAGGTGGTAAGCGGTGTCCTCGAAGCAGAGTGCTCCGCGCTTCTTACCGAGTTTTTTCGTAACCTCAGAAAAAAAAGACGCCCGGCTTCCGAATCTGCCGGGCAAGAGAATCCATAA